The following are encoded together in the Nitrospiria bacterium genome:
- a CDS encoding CbiX/SirB N-terminal domain-containing protein: MKKKRNKSKKGVILVGHGGVPKDFPYELIAKLKRLEMQRSSSGLKPTPEEMELDSKIRNWPRTSETDPYKAGLESLGAQLKPLLGEAQFKVAFNEFCAPTLEEAVSQFVSSGVEEITVIPSMLTPGGSHSELEVPEIMKDLRSTYPSVKFWYAWPFDLKKVAYLLWEQVERFH, from the coding sequence ATGAAAAAAAAAAGGAATAAAAGTAAAAAAGGGGTTATTTTAGTAGGCCATGGGGGAGTTCCGAAAGATTTTCCTTATGAGTTGATTGCTAAACTCAAACGCCTTGAAATGCAACGCTCTTCCTCAGGGTTAAAACCTACTCCTGAGGAAATGGAATTGGATAGCAAGATCCGGAATTGGCCTCGAACGTCGGAAACCGATCCTTATAAGGCGGGTTTAGAATCCTTGGGGGCCCAATTAAAACCTCTCCTGGGTGAGGCCCAATTTAAAGTAGCCTTTAATGAGTTTTGTGCCCCAACGTTAGAGGAGGCCGTTTCGCAGTTTGTGTCCTCGGGAGTAGAAGAAATTACAGTGATTCCTTCAATGCTTACTCCCGGAGGATCCCATTCTGAACTTGAGGTCCCAGAGATTATGAAGGATTTGCGCTCAACATATCCCTCAGTCAAATTTTGGTATGCCTGGCCGTTTGACCTTAAAAAAGTCGCTTATTTATTATGGGAACAGGTTGAACGGTTCCATTAA